The genome window ACGACCTTTGTTATGTTTCACAGGTAAAGAGGTTATTTTTATTCCTTCTTTTTGCGTGGTTTCAAAATGCTTTAGCTCTAAAATTTCCTTAAAATGAATTCTTCCAAGCACAGGTTTGGTGTTTTCGGGAATTATCACTACACTTTCCCTGTCTAATCTTCTTAAAGTTCTCATATCAAGATGGTCGTAGTGGGCATGGGATATCACAATAAGGTCAACTTGAGGCACAAGGTCAGGTCTCAGTGCAGGTTTTTGTCTTTTAATTCCAAATATATGGGGGCTTAAAAATGGGTCGGTCAGAACTTTTTTACCTTTATAAGAAATCAAAAATGTAGAATGCCCCAGATTTGCAATAAAATCTCTGTTTTCTTTTATTGCTGCAGTTATCTTCTGGTATATTTCTGAATTTTCATCAAGCATATATTCTTTATGAAGTCTATAATCCCTTACTTTTTGCTTCCTGCCAGTAATATTCCATATCATTTAGCGGCATCTCCTTCAGGTCAATATTTTTTTCTTTTGCTTTTTTCTCAATATAGTTAAATCTTCTAATGCTTCTA of Persephonella sp. IF05-L8 contains these proteins:
- a CDS encoding MBL fold metallo-hydrolase, coding for MIWNITGRKQKVRDYRLHKEYMLDENSEIYQKITAAIKENRDFIANLGHSTFLISYKGKKVLTDPFLSPHIFGIKRQKPALRPDLVPQVDLIVISHAHYDHLDMRTLRRLDRESVVIIPENTKPVLGRIHFKEILELKHFETTQKEGIKITSLPVKHNKGRSILFPNTEVASYLITIEDKTFYFGGDTAYFDGFKEYGKKFKIDIALLPIGGYEPTLILHKVHMNPYEAVNAFLDLKADYIVPIHYGTFHTIPKFVQVEAPLKHFKEEINRRNMSDRAIIIEPNNIFVLT